A stretch of the Musa acuminata AAA Group cultivar baxijiao chromosome BXJ2-7, Cavendish_Baxijiao_AAA, whole genome shotgun sequence genome encodes the following:
- the LOC135582802 gene encoding uncharacterized protein LOC135582802, whose protein sequence is MRSFARALRQVRAPSGVHRGALSHTGLGKDGKVLNLGNSVADCSRSAFHGREIGRYLNQSTVLSRSLSTPAANDSEVSNNAGGAGPLSEYERRIASGELADGDDFQVDTIQELQRLYRELAELEESCQLDRYTASKKSQRSRWLWSRLIPQSSYSPVKGLYLYGGVGTGKTMLMDLFFDQLPSNWRKKRIHFHDFMLNVHSRLQMHKGVSDPLEVVAGEISDESILLCLDEFMVTDVADALILNRLFRHLFSEGIVLVSTSNRAPDQLYEGGLQRDLFLPFIETLKERCVVHAIGSSTDYRKIGSAEKGFYFIGKGHTGFLKQKFQHLIGHDKPGPQVVEVVMGRKLQVPFGANGCAYFPFEELCDRPLGAADYFGLFKNFHTLALDGVPRFGIHNRTAAYRFVTLVDVMYENKGRLLCTAEASPVELFESIVTVADAQKISPRTSSRSQKKDDVDLCVDNELGFAKDRTISRLTEMNSREYLEQHEARLQEKASGEAHLNGVFVEA, encoded by the exons ATGAGGTCATTTGCTCGAGCTCTTCGACAAGTTCGAGCTCCATCTGGGGTTCATCGGGGAGCGCTTTCGCACACTGGGTTAGGGAAAGATGGGAAAGTCTTGAATCTGGGTAATTCAGTTGCTGATTGTTCGCGGAGCGCCTTTCACGGCAGAGAAATTGGTAGATATTTGAACCAGAGTACGGTGCTATCGAGATCTCTATCTACTCCTGCAGCAAATGACTCTGAAG TGTCTAACAATGCTGGAGGAGCTGGCCCTTTGTCGGAGTATGAAAGGAGAATTGCATCAGGAGAACTTGCTGATGGAGATGACTTTCAG GTAGATACCATTCAAGAACTGCAAAGGCTCTATCGGGAGCTTGCTGAGCTTGAAGAGAGTTGCCAATTGGATAGATATACTGCATCCAAGAAATCTCAGAG GAGTAGGTGGCTATGGTCCCGTCTCATTCCACAATCTTCATATTCACCAGTCAAAGGTCTATACCTGTATGGAGGAGTAGGCACTGGAAAAACAATGCTTATGGACTTGTTTTTTGATCAACT GCCATCTAATTGGAGGAAAAAAAGAATTCATTTCCATGATTTTATGTTGAATGTGCATAGCCGCCTGCAG ATGCACAAAGGAGTATCAGATCCACTTGAAGTCGTCGCAGGAGAGATATCAGATGAATCCATTCTTTTATGTCTTGATGAATTTATG GTAACTGATGTGGCTGATGCTCTGATATTGAATCGTCTTTTTCGGCATTTATTCAGTGAAGGCATT GTCCTTGTCTCAACTTCAAATCGTGCTCCAGATCAGCTGTATGAAGGTGGATTGCAGAGGGACCTATTTTTACCATTTATTGAGACCTTGAAG GAAAGGTGTGTAGTTCATGCAATTGGCTCATCAACTGACTACCGGAAAATAGGTTCG GCTGAGAAAGGTTTCTATTTTATTGGAAAGGGGCACACTGGATTTTTAAAACAGAAGTTTCAGCATTTGATAGGACATGATAAACCTGGACCGCAAGTTGTAGAAGTTGTTATGGGAAGAAAATTGCAG GTTCCTTTTGGTGCTAATGGATGTGCATATTTTCCATTTGAAGAACTTTGTGATAGACCTTTGGGGGCAGCAGACTACTTTGGACTATTTA AAAATTTTCATACGCTTGCCCTGGATGGGGTGCCAAGATTTGGGATCCACAACAGGACTGCAGCATATCGCTTTGTCACATTGGTTGAT GTGATGTATGAAAACAAGGGTAGGCTGCTATGCACAGCCGAGGCATCCCCAGTCGAACTCTTTGAAAGTATTGTGACAGTTGCCGATGCTCAAAAGATATCACCAAGAACATCATCGCGGTCGCAGAAGAAAGATGATGTTGATCTTTGTGTCGACAACGAGCTAGGATTCGCTAAAGACCGCACAATTAGTAG ATTAACCGAGATGAACAGCAGGGAGTACTTGGAACAGCATGAAGCCAGATTGCAGGAGAAGGCCTCTGGAGAAGCACATCTTAATGGTGTTTTTGTAGAAGCATGA
- the LOC135617401 gene encoding tubby-like protein 4, producing MTAVPKKPHPLPSSHHRNSASPHQSRCQDPLLDPDKENLVPVVSLNACKGKKLDVKPALRPSSLQLCMKLNEPPQPSSSSSSSLLGPPKPWEPLSSSSDVWDQFSDSESAPASSWSTLPNRSLLYRPLPLDVGRCTCIIFKERTQGRSGMSFYTLYTNEGQGRQDRKLAVAWHRRRNGRSEFIVAQNPNGIFCNSDESFLGSITANLMGSKYQIWDQGNRFDPRKKHSRRLLGLVVYLPTVTTITGKYRSLRTWIPKYQSMQLKNSNTTQIQHINGLPKDWGENSNRANRLVSRVPYYNTFTKRHELDFRERAGRTGPIIQSSVKNFQLTMEEKGKQTILQLGKIGKSKYVMDYRYPLTGYQAFCICLTSIDSKLCCSV from the exons atGACTGCTGTTCCAAAGAAGCCTCATCCACTGCCCTCCTCCCACCACCGCAACTCCGCCTCGCCCCACCAATCCCGCTGCCAAGATCCCCTCCTCGACCCCGACAAGGAGAACCTCGTCCCCGTCGTCAGCCTAAATGCCTGCAAGGGAAAGAAGCTGGACGTCAAGCCCGCGCTGAGGCCATCCTCCCTGCAGCTCTGCATGAAGCTGAACGAGCCGCCCCaaccatcgtcgtcgtcgtcgtcgtcgctccTCGGGCCGCCCAAGCCGTGGGAACCGCTATCCTCCTCGTCGGACGTGTGGGATCAGTTCTCCGACTCCGAATCCGCGCCAGCCTCGTCTTGGTCCACTCTTCCCAACAG GTCCTTGTTGTATAGGCCTCTGCCTCTGGATGTTGGGAGATGCACTTGCATCATATTCAAGGAGAGAACACAAGGCAGGAGTGGGATGTCTTTCTACACACTTTACACCAAT GAGGGTCAGGGACGACAAGATCGGAAACTGGCTGTTGCATGGCACAGAAGGCGAAATGGCAGGTCTGAGTTCATCGTTGCTCAGAATCCAAACGGAATATTCTGCAACTCAGATGAGAGCTTCTTGGGCAGTATAACGGCGAACCTCATGGGATCAAAATATCAAATATGGGATCAG GGGAACAGATTTGATCCTAGAAAGAAGCATTCCAGGCGTCTTCTCGGGCTTGTAGT GTACCTTCCTACAGTAACTACAATCACAGGGAAGTATAGAAGCTTGAGGACATGGATTCCCAAGTATCAATCCATGCAGCTAAAGAATTCGAACACCACCCAG ATCCAACACATAAATGGACTTCCAAAAGACTGGGGGGAGAATTCGAACAGAGCCAATCGGCTTGTCTCGAGAGTGCCGTATTATAATACC TTTACAAAAAGACATGAACTGGACTTCAGAGAAAGAGCTGGAAGAACAGGGCCAATAATTCAAAGTTCGGTCAAGAACTTTCAGCTGACAATGGAG GAGAAAGGAAAGCAGACTATTTTGCAGCTTGGGAAGATTGGGAAATCAAAATATGTAATGGATTATAG ATATCCTTTGACTGGTTACCAAGCATTTTGCATTTGTTTGACATCCATTGATTCCAAGCTTTGTTGCTCAGTTTAG